One genomic region from Aerosakkonema funiforme FACHB-1375 encodes:
- the thrC gene encoding threonine synthase, whose translation MTVSLSLAESKLKSWPGLIEAYRAYLPVTSSTPVVTLLEGNTPLIPIPAIASLIGRQVQVYVKFDGLNPTGSFKDRGMTMAISKAKEAGAKAVICASTGNTSASAAAYARRGGMRAFVLIPDGYVALGKLAQALLYGAEVLAIKGNFDRALAIVREMAENYPVTLVNSVNPYRLEGQKTAAFEVVDALGDAPDWLCIPVGNAGNITAYWMGFCQYHQEGKCDRLPQMMGFQAAGAAPIVTGKPVSHPETLATAIRIGNPASWEKAIAAAEASQGGFAAVTDEEILEAYRLLASQEGIFCEPASAASVAGMLKVKNEIPTGAKVVCVLTGNGLKDPDTAIKHCHNQFKDGVEPVLSAVAEVMGF comes from the coding sequence CTAAAAAGCTGGCCTGGTTTAATCGAAGCGTACCGTGCTTATCTGCCAGTAACGTCATCCACGCCGGTAGTTACCCTCTTGGAGGGGAATACGCCTCTGATTCCCATTCCGGCGATCGCATCTCTCATTGGCAGACAGGTGCAAGTTTACGTAAAATTTGACGGCCTCAATCCTACCGGCAGTTTCAAAGACCGGGGGATGACTATGGCAATTTCCAAAGCAAAGGAAGCAGGTGCTAAAGCAGTCATCTGTGCCAGCACCGGCAATACCTCAGCATCAGCAGCTGCCTATGCCCGCCGTGGCGGAATGCGGGCATTTGTCTTGATCCCCGATGGCTACGTAGCCCTGGGCAAATTGGCGCAAGCTTTGCTGTATGGCGCTGAAGTGCTGGCAATTAAAGGAAATTTTGACCGGGCACTCGCGATTGTGCGCGAGATGGCAGAAAACTACCCGGTCACCCTGGTTAACTCAGTCAATCCCTACCGACTGGAAGGACAGAAAACTGCGGCATTTGAAGTGGTAGATGCCCTGGGTGACGCACCAGACTGGTTATGTATCCCCGTCGGAAATGCCGGTAATATTACAGCATATTGGATGGGATTTTGTCAATACCATCAAGAAGGTAAGTGCGATCGTCTGCCGCAGATGATGGGATTTCAAGCAGCAGGGGCAGCTCCGATCGTCACAGGTAAGCCGGTGTCTCACCCAGAAACGCTGGCAACGGCTATTCGCATTGGCAATCCGGCAAGCTGGGAAAAAGCGATCGCCGCCGCCGAAGCCAGCCAAGGGGGATTCGCAGCCGTTACCGATGAAGAAATTTTAGAGGCGTATCGTCTGCTAGCTTCCCAAGAAGGCATTTTTTGCGAACCGGCCAGTGCAGCTTCCGTAGCTGGGATGCTAAAAGTCAAAAACGAGATTCCAACAGGTGCGAAAGTAGTTTGCGTCCTCACCGGCAATGGACTTAAAGACCCCGATACCGCTATTAAACACTGTCACAATCAGTTTAAAGACGGGGTGGAGCCGGTCTTGTCGGCGGTAGCTGAAGTGATGGGTTTTTAA
- a CDS encoding YihY/virulence factor BrkB family protein, whose protein sequence is MIFARFFRFFQHLNWATLKRTFQRAGQQRLPGLAAEMTYNAMLALFPSILALLTAIGLFDWLQSTFRYLAAQLGNIAPQEALFLIKGFTNTIGLSQNQGLFSLSFIIALWTASGALSAAMDALDRINQIPRKQRRPFWKAKLVSLGLTIGTIFLLIAASFLVFISDWLVQIAARQTGHLEPELLSIWRLFSWPTALVIIASAIAFIYRYGPSRWTRGTPIMPGAILASVSWAIVSAGFRLYVSNFGNYNAAYGAVGAAIVLMLWLNLSCLVMLFGAQLNVSVGEAMRRRI, encoded by the coding sequence ATGATATTTGCCCGTTTTTTTCGTTTTTTTCAGCACTTAAATTGGGCAACGCTGAAGAGAACTTTCCAGCGTGCCGGACAGCAGCGCTTGCCCGGACTTGCGGCGGAAATGACCTACAACGCTATGTTAGCCCTGTTTCCATCAATTTTGGCACTGCTAACGGCGATCGGATTGTTTGATTGGTTACAATCTACCTTTAGATACTTGGCGGCACAACTGGGTAATATTGCCCCTCAAGAAGCGCTGTTTCTGATCAAAGGGTTTACAAATACGATCGGCCTCAGCCAAAACCAAGGATTGTTTTCCCTCAGCTTTATTATCGCCTTATGGACTGCTTCTGGAGCCCTAAGTGCGGCTATGGACGCTCTCGATCGCATCAATCAAATTCCCCGAAAGCAGCGGCGACCGTTTTGGAAAGCCAAGTTAGTTTCTCTCGGTCTCACAATCGGTACGATTTTTCTACTAATTGCCGCATCTTTCCTAGTTTTTATCAGTGACTGGCTCGTGCAAATAGCAGCTCGCCAAACTGGTCATCTAGAGCCAGAACTGCTATCGATTTGGCGGCTGTTCAGTTGGCCTACTGCTTTGGTAATTATTGCATCTGCGATCGCCTTTATTTATCGCTATGGCCCCAGCCGCTGGACTAGGGGAACGCCCATCATGCCGGGAGCGATCCTTGCCTCCGTCTCTTGGGCTATTGTATCGGCTGGATTTCGCCTTTACGTATCTAACTTCGGCAATTACAACGCCGCCTACGGTGCTGTCGGTGCGGCGATCGTATTAATGCTATGGCTCAATTTATCTTGTTTGGTAATGTTATTTGGGGCACAGTTAAATGTTAGCGTAGGGGAAGCGATGCGACGCCGAATTTAA